From Primulina tabacum isolate GXHZ01 chromosome 2, ASM2559414v2, whole genome shotgun sequence, one genomic window encodes:
- the LOC142537393 gene encoding homeobox-leucine zipper protein HOX19-like: MEETDAFSDVQLGLDLGLGLTKYEPKIDNSKKNKKLFFLDLSIPLHGSDLDRDGYSSSSSIGFMQEDRKQTRKNGIFSGCKEGDHDMNYSNDCSRKKLRLSKEQITFLEDSFGQHSTLTMAQKQALAEKLNLKSRQVEVWFQNRRARTKLKQIERDCEFLKKKFERLSDENRRLHNQLLEFSSAAKMEKIPPPPMPVIHTSVTATAPSLPKFFHQVPKESAICRTCPTCEKILKSGGDNSGGRKKEAAAVDVGYISYQ; this comes from the exons aTGGAGGAAACCGATGCATTTTCGGATGTGCAGCTCGGGCTCGATTTGGGACTCGGTTTAACAAAATACGAGCCCAAAATAGATAATtcaaagaaaaataagaagTTGTTTTTCCTTGATCTTTCAATCCCACTCCATGGAAGTGATCTTGATCGTGATGGGTATTCGAGCTCGAGTAGCATCGGATTCATGCAAGAAGATAGAAAACAAACGAGGAAGAATGGAATTTTCAGTGGTTGCAAGGAGGGTGATCATGACATGAACTATTCCAATGATTGTAGCAGAAAAAAACTCAGGCTCAGTAAAGAACAAATTACCTTTCTTGAAGATAGTTTCGGACAACATTCTACTCTCACTATG GCTCAGAAACAAGCACTTGCAGAGAAGTTAAACCTAAAATCTAGGCAGGTAGAAGTTTGGTTTCAAAACCGAAGAGCAAG AACCAAACTGAAACAAATTGAGAGAGATTGCGAATTTTTAAAGAAGAAATTCGAAAGATTAAGCGACGAAAATCGACGTTTGCATAATCAGTTGTTAGAATTTAGCTCAGCGGCAAAGATGGAAAAAATACCTCCGCCACCGATGCCGGTCATACACACATCGGTAACAGCAACAGCTCCGTCACTGCCGAAGTTTTTCCATCAAGTGCCAAAAGAGTCGGCCATTTGCAGAACTTGCCCTACGTgcgagaaaattttgaaaagtggCGGAGACAACAGTGGCGGAAGAAAGAAGGAAGCGGCGGCCGTAGACGTCGGTTACATAAGTTATCAATGA